From Mauremys mutica isolate MM-2020 ecotype Southern chromosome 17, ASM2049712v1, whole genome shotgun sequence, one genomic window encodes:
- the LOC123351542 gene encoding uncharacterized protein LOC123351542, whose product MKSRRSRPDIIIMPKESEEELLTSHMHQSNEEVNEMMSKILGDLEPTELILRKQLPLKNHQEIITQKKQNTYVDSDVSQKIRWASEKRRRISLEKRRKRFILAKSILRATRNDSWISRKYNKTQICMIENKQTSKGKLQEQDRNIKFRNQKQTPKYVRGLYSSAGKAKKQQTLKYTKNIKNRKANWRKNNSTSNAKKEQMLVLKERRKREIYIQKRVKVFKNPVVHDNSSIYFTVYGTPVTVQNKLSKRLRRNLIGFRRNTRERSLNNFLKKFGDFLKYLARHRTVGNEKVTGIDISLKIKKKPNKFHVPMGTQKPNLKILILSKSTAQPPGILSFPKHMGRAENKRKMSHMNSWKTPHSVSFQKIKHNSEHKFRLNTFRANEQNSVLKTKGTKKQ is encoded by the exons atgaAGTCAAGAAGATCTAGACCTGATATTATCATAATGCCAAAGGAATCAG AGGAGGAATTATTGACATCACATATGCACCAGAGCAATGAAGAAGTTAATGAAATGATGTCGAAGATTCTGGGAGATTTGGAACCAACAGAATTAATACTTAGGAAACAGTTACCTTTGAAG AATCATCAGGAGATCATTACTCAGAAAAAGCAAAATACTTATGTAGACTCTGATGTTTCACAGAAGATTAGGTGGGCTTCTGAAAAAAGGAGAAGAATATCTTTggaaaaaaggaggaaaagatTTATTTTAGCAAAGTCGATACTAAGGGCCACAAGAAATGACAGCTGGATTTCCAGAAAATACAATAAAACACAAATATGTATGATAGAAAACAAACAGACCAGTAAAGGCAAACTGCAGGAACAAGATAGGAATATAAAGTTTAGAAATCAgaaacaaacacctaaatatGTCAGAGGATTATATTCCAGTGCTGGAAAagccaaaaaacaacaaacattaaaatatacTAAAAATATTAAGAACAGAAAAGCTAACTGGAGAAAAAATAACTCAACAAGTAATGCCAAGAAGGAGCAAATGTTAGTactgaaggaaagaagaaaaagagaaataTACATACAGAAAAGagtaaaggtttttaaaaatccagtaGTTCATGATAACTCATCCATCTATTTTACAGTTTATGGTACACCAGTTACTGTTCAGAATAAATTATCAAAAAGACTAAGGAGAAACCTAATTGGTTTTAGAAGAAATACAAGAGAAAGATCTTTAAATAATTTCTTGAAGAAATTTGGTGATTTTCTTAAATACCTTGCAAGACACAGAACAGTTGGTAATGAAAAAGTTACAGGAATTGATATtagtcttaaaataaaaaaaaaaccaaataagtTTCATGTTCCCATGGGAACGCAAAAACCAAACTTGAAAATTCTAATATTATCAAAAAGTACTGCTCAGCCTCCAGGAATACTGTCCTTCCCAAAACATATGGGAAgagcagaaaataaaagaaagatgTCACACATGAACTCTTGGAAAACTCCTCATTCTGTttcttttcaaaaaataaaacataattcTGAGCATAAATTCAGACTCAATACATTTAGAGCAAATGAACAGAATAGTGTTTTAAAAACCAAAGGAACAAAGAAACAGTAA